The Lynx canadensis isolate LIC74 chromosome D1, mLynCan4.pri.v2, whole genome shotgun sequence genome has a segment encoding these proteins:
- the LOC115526279 gene encoding LOW QUALITY PROTEIN: olfactory receptor 52A5-like (The sequence of the model RefSeq protein was modified relative to this genomic sequence to represent the inferred CDS: deleted 1 base in 1 codon): protein MLKLNGTVFMPSVLTLVGIPGLESVQFWIGIPFCAMYITALFGNSLLLVIIKSEHSLHEPMYLFLAMLGATDIALSTCILPKMLGIFWFHLPDIYFDACLFQMWLIHTFQCIESGILLAMALDRYVAICDPLRHAITFTHQLLTQIGVAVTLRAVIFSAPCLILIKCRLKHFRTTVVSHSYCEHMAVVKLAAEDIRINKIYGLFVAFIILGFDIIVIILSYIRIFVTVFNLPQRESRLKAFNTCIAHICVFLEFYLLGFFSFFTHRFGFHIPPYIHILLSNLYLLVPPLLNPIVYGVKTKQIRDRLSKIFHSKDPF, encoded by the exons ATGCTCAAGCTCAATGGCACAGTCTTCATGCCCTCAGTGCTGACACTGGTCGGGATCCCTGGCTTGGAATCTGTGCAGTTCTGGATTGGAATTCCTTTCTGTGCCATGTACATCACTGCTCTGTTTGGGAATTCTCTGCTCCTGGTCATCATCAAATCGGAACACAGTCTCCATGAGCCCATGTACCTCTTCCTGGCAATGCTTGGAGCAACAGACATTGCTCTCAGTACCTGCATCCTACCCAAAATGCTAGGAATATTCTGGTTCCATTTACCAGACATATATTTCGATGCCTGTCTCTTTCAGATGTGGCTTATCCACACCTTCCAGTGTATCGAATCAGGAATTCTGCTGGCCATGGCCCTggaccgctatgtggccatctgtgaTCCCCTGAGACATGCAATCACCTTTACCCACCAACTCCTCACTCAGATTGGGGTTGCAGTGACACTCAGAGCAGTCATCTTTTCAGCTCCATGTCTCATCCTCATCAAATGTCGGCTGAAACACTTCCGGACCACTGTGGTCTCCCATTCATACTGTGAGCACATGGCCGTCGTGAAGTTGGCAGCAGAAGATATTCGAATCAACAAGATCTATGGTCTGTTTGTGGCTTTCATTATACTTGGATTTGACATAATCGTTATCATACTCTCCTATATCCGAATATTTGTAACTGTCTTCAATCTGCCTCAGAGAGAATCTAGGCTCAAAGCCTTTAACACCTGCATTGCCCATATTTGTGTCTTCCTTGAGTTTTATCTCCTaggtttcttctccttctttacaCACAGGTTCGGGTTCCACATTCCACCCTACATTCATATTCTTCTGTCCAATCTTTATCTGCTTGTCCCTCCTTTGCTCAATCCTATTGTGTATGGGGTGAAAACCAAACAGATTAGAGATCGGTTGTCCAAGATT TTTCACTCTAAGGATCCATTTTGA